From Micromonospora sp. NBC_01699, a single genomic window includes:
- a CDS encoding nicotinate phosphoribosyltransferase, protein MSNPHSSLLTDHYELTMVSAALKDGTADRQCVFEVFTRRLPTGRRYGVVAGTARLVELIREFRFDAAEVDWLRTAGVVDEQTAAWLSRFRFTGDIEGYAEGELFFPGSPILTVSGTFAECVVLETLALSVLNHDCAIAAAAARMVTAARGRTVIEMGSRRAHEEAAVAAARSAYLAGFGFTSNLAAGRRYGIPTAGTAAHAFTLLHDDEAAAFASQVAAQGKGTTLLVDTYDIAQGIRNAIAVAGPDLRAIRIDSGDLSVLAHHSRELLDSLGATETKIIVSGDLDEYAIAALAAEPVDMYGAGTAVVTGSGAPTAGLVYKLVEVDGRPVVKRSENKATVGGRKVAIRRHKPTGTATEEIVVSQGVPDHRSNDRLLQRSYVIAGDPVDLPGLVESREHLRQCLISIPWEGLKLSAGDPTIPVTVVPTT, encoded by the coding sequence GTGAGCAATCCCCATTCCTCGTTGCTGACCGACCACTACGAGCTGACCATGGTCAGTGCCGCTCTCAAGGACGGCACCGCCGACCGCCAGTGCGTCTTCGAGGTGTTCACCCGCCGGCTGCCCACCGGCCGTCGGTACGGCGTGGTCGCCGGCACGGCCCGCCTGGTGGAGCTGATCAGGGAGTTCCGCTTCGATGCCGCCGAGGTGGACTGGCTGCGTACGGCCGGGGTGGTGGACGAGCAGACCGCCGCCTGGCTGTCCCGGTTCCGCTTCACCGGCGACATCGAGGGGTACGCCGAGGGTGAGCTGTTCTTTCCCGGTTCGCCGATCCTGACCGTCTCGGGCACCTTCGCCGAGTGCGTGGTGCTGGAGACGCTGGCCCTGTCGGTGCTCAACCACGACTGTGCGATCGCCGCCGCGGCGGCCCGGATGGTGACCGCCGCCCGTGGCCGTACGGTGATCGAGATGGGTTCCCGGCGGGCGCACGAGGAGGCCGCGGTCGCCGCCGCCCGGTCGGCGTACCTGGCCGGTTTCGGCTTCACCTCCAACCTGGCCGCCGGCCGCCGTTACGGCATCCCGACGGCGGGCACCGCCGCGCACGCGTTCACACTGCTGCACGACGACGAGGCGGCGGCGTTCGCCTCCCAGGTGGCGGCCCAGGGCAAGGGCACGACGCTGCTGGTCGACACGTACGACATCGCGCAGGGCATCCGGAACGCGATAGCGGTCGCCGGGCCGGACCTGCGGGCGATCCGGATCGACTCGGGTGACCTGTCGGTGCTGGCGCACCACTCGCGGGAACTGCTCGACTCGCTCGGCGCCACCGAAACGAAGATCATCGTTTCCGGTGACCTGGACGAGTACGCCATCGCCGCGCTCGCCGCCGAACCGGTTGACATGTACGGCGCCGGGACCGCGGTGGTCACCGGCTCCGGCGCGCCCACCGCCGGGCTGGTCTACAAGCTGGTCGAGGTCGACGGTCGGCCGGTGGTGAAACGGTCGGAGAACAAGGCGACCGTCGGCGGCCGCAAGGTCGCTATCCGCCGGCACAAGCCGACCGGTACGGCGACCGAGGAGATAGTGGTCTCCCAGGGGGTGCCCGACCACCGGTCCAACGACCGGTTGCTTCAGCGCAGTTACGTGATCGCGGGCGATCCGGTGGACCTGCCCGGCCTGGTCGAGTCCCGCGAGCACCTGCGGCAGTGCCTCATCTCGATCCCCTGGGAGGGACTCAAGCTCTCCGCCGGCGACCCGACCATCCCGGTCACCGTGGTCCCCACGACCTGA